A single Lactuca sativa cultivar Salinas chromosome 8, Lsat_Salinas_v11, whole genome shotgun sequence DNA region contains:
- the LOC111905295 gene encoding pentatricopeptide repeat-containing protein At3g62890, producing the protein MHPKYKLKEAVDSLYRYNYVNPEAYTRLVLDCVRFSDAHQAKRLQSHMDENLYEPNTTFIHNRLLDVYAKSGKLLDAQNLFDKLPQRDIFTYNAMLKAYSKTGSVDELQRLFIDMPSRDFVSYNTVIAGLASRGLARDALKVFVKMQKEGFQATGHTYVSVLNACSRVLDLRHGKQVHGKIIACGLLSNGFICNSLTDFYAKCGEINAARCLFNLMSNKNVVSWNSMISGCMKNGLPEECLELFHEMKLSSIKPDMVTVSNVLGAFFQTGKIDEAHKLFTEVEDKDVISWTTMISGYVQNGKEEDALMLFSKMLINNIKPDKFTISSVVSSCAKLASLFYGQTIHTKAIHMGVEKDTLVSSALVDMYSKCGQPSQAREIFNTINTKTIVSWNSMILGYAQNGKDLDSLILYEEMLKDNIKPDGITFIGVLSACIHEGLTEKGEKYFLLMKEKYGILPNLDHYAGMINLYGRSNRIEKAIEMIKCMPLKPNSLIWSTLLSVCKLKGDIEHAELAARHLSEVDPLNAEPYITLSNLYAVNGRWKDVASMRKLMNNKNVKKFAAFSWIEIEGKVYKFVSEDRTHPESKLIYRRLNEMIRRLVESGFSPNKDLVLHDVGDDEKFESICYHSEKLALVYGLIRKGEGKQPIRILKNIRVCGDCHVFMKFVSRIIGRKIVLRDSNRFHHFVDGSCSCKDLW; encoded by the coding sequence ATGCACCCAAAGTACAAGCTCAAGGAAGCAGTTGATTCTCTTTACAGATACAATTATGTCAACCCTGAAGCATACACTCGTCTTGTCCTTGATTGCGTTCGATTCAGTGATGCCCATCAAGCCAAGCGCTTACAATCTCACATGGACGAAAATCTCTACGAACCCAACACCACTTTTATCCACAATCGTCTTCTTGACGTGTACGCTAAATCTGGCAAACTTTTGGATGCACAGAACCTGTTCGATAAATTGCCCCAACGAGATATCTTCACTTACAACGCTATGTTAAAAGCTTACTCTAAAACAGGGTCTGTCGATGAGTTACAGCGACTATTCATTGACATGCCAAGTCGGGATTTTGTTTCATACAACACCGTGATTGCGGGCTTGGCTTCAAGAGGTCTTGCAAGAGACGCCTTGAAGGTGTTTGTTAAAATGCAAAAAGAAGGATTTCAGGCAACTGGGCATACTTATGTGAGCGTGTTAAATGCATGTTCACGGGTCTTGGATTTAAGGCATGGGAAGCAAGTTCATGGAAAGATCATAGCTTGTGGCTTACTCTCCAATGGTTTCATCTGCAATTCTTTGACTGATTTCTATGCTAAATGTGGTGAGATTAATGCTGCTCGTTGTTTGTTTAACCTTATGTCTAACAAGAATGTTGTTTCATGGAATTCAATGATTTCTGGATGCATGAAAAACGGGTTGCCAGAAGAATGCCTAGAACTGTTTCATGAAATGAAGTTGTCTAGTATAAAACCAGACATGGTTACAGTTTCAAATGTTCTTGGTGCTTTCTTTCAAACAGGGAAAATAGATGAAGCACATAAACTTTTTACAGAGGTTGAGGACAAAGATGTCATTTCTTGGACAACAATGATCTCAGGTTATGTCCAAAATGGGAAAGAAGAAGATGCCTTGATGTTATTTAGCAAGATGTTAATCAATAACATCAAACCAGACAAGTTTACAATTTCAAGTGTAGTGAGTTCATGTGCTAAATTAGCTTCTTTATTTTATGGTCAAACAATTCACACAAAAGCAATACACATGGGAGTTGAAAAGGACACACTTGTGTCAAGTGCCCTTGTTGATATGTATTCAAAATGTGGTCAACCAAGTCAAGCTCGGGAGATTTTCAATACTATAAATACCAAAACAATCGTTTCTTGGAATTCAATGATTTTAGGGTATGCACAAAATGGTAAAGATCTTGATTCACTAATACTTTATGAAGAAATGTTGAAAGATAACATAAAGCCAGATGGAATTACTTTTATTGGTGTTCTTTCTGCTTGTATCCATGAAGGTCTTACTGAAAAGGgagaaaaatattttcttttaatgaaagaaaaatatgggattttaccGAATTTGGATCATTACGCGGGTATGATAAATCTTTATGGTCGATCAAATCGTATAGAAAAAGCTATTGAAATGATAAAGTGTATGCCTTTAAAACCGAATAGTCTTATTTGGTCAACTCTTTTGTCTGTTTGTAAACTCAAAGGTGACATAGAACATGCTGAGCTGGCAGCTAGACACTTATCTGAGGTGGACCCGTTGAATGCTGAACCTTATATCACTCTTTCGAATTTATACGCTGTTAATGGTAGATGGAAAGATGTGGCATCCATGAGGAAACTTATGAACAACAAGAATGTTAAAAAGTTTGCAGCATTTAGTTGGATTGAAATTGAAGGAAAAGTTTATAAATTTGTGTCAGAAGATCGAACACATCCTGAATCAAAACTTATTTATCGGAGATTAAATGAGATGATAAGAAGATTAGTGGAATCTGGATTTAGTCCAAATAAAGATTTGGTGTTGCATGATGTTGGGGATGATGAAAAGTTTGAATCTATATGTTACCATAGTGAAAAATTGGCTCTTGTTTATGGGTTGATAAGGAAAGGTGAAGGAAAGCAACCAATTAGGATTTTGAAGAATATTAGGGTTTGTGGTGATTGTCATGTTTTTATGAAGTTTGTTTCAAGAATTATTGGTAGGAAAATTGTGTTGAGAGATTCGAATAGATTTCATCACTTTGTAGATGGATCTTGCTCATGCAAGGATCTTTGGTAA